A single window of Aythya fuligula isolate bAytFul2 chromosome Z, bAytFul2.pri, whole genome shotgun sequence DNA harbors:
- the TUSC1 gene encoding tumor suppressor candidate gene 1 protein has protein sequence MRRMRAVDGRWGCSGSARRARAGLGAGAGAAAAGSGRGVVVSGVGAEEGSVLCQEGWRGQSRGSVQQLAERYADLAASHSEALRQREEREWHNARLRQENARLRLENRRLRRENRCLFRQALLGPEPRDPQQGEAEELRAQLGRLQEKHRRALQQLRRCRAEGGADDGELEELLLREEEGDERPPAPLEKRGLVEPV, from the coding sequence ATGAGGCGCATGCGCGCCGTGGACGGGCGCTGGGGCTGTAGCGGCTCGGCGCGGAGAGCCCgggcggggctgggggccggggccggggccgcagCCGCCGGCAGCGGCAGGGGGGTCGTCGTCAGCGGCGTCGGGGCGGAGGAGGGCTCCGTCCTGTGCCAGGAGGGCTGGCGGGGCCAGTCGCGGGGCTCGGTGCAGCAGCTGGCGGAGCGCTACGCGGACCTGGCGGCCAGCCACAGCGAGGCGCTGCGGCAGCGGGAGGAGCGCGAGTGGCACAACGCGCGGCTGCGGCAGGAGAACGCCCGGCTGCGGCTGGAGAACCGCCGGCTCCGCCGCGAGAACCGCTGCCTCTTCCGGCAGGCCCTGCTCGGGCCCGAGCCGCGGGACCCCCAGCAAGGGGAGGCGGAGGAGCTGCGCGCCCAGCTGGGACGGCTGCAGGAGAAGCACCGCcgggccctgcagcagctgcggCGCTGCCGGGCCGAGGGCGGGGCGGACGACGgcgagctggaggagctgctgctgcgggaggaggagggcgaCGAGCGGCCGCCGGCCCCCCTGGAGAAGAGGGGGCTGGTGGAGCCCGTGTAG